A single window of Granulibacter bethesdensis DNA harbors:
- a CDS encoding MFS transporter has protein sequence MTQPRSSRPVSSRILALIVSAALFMELMDGTILATALPQMAQSFDVAPLQMSVALTAYLLSLAVFIPASGWMADRFGSRRIFMGAIALFVTGSMVCGMANALPEMVIARLVQGAGGAMMVPVGRLLLLRNVPRHELVSAIAWMTIPATLGPILGPPVGGFFTTWLSWRWIFYINLPIGLIGMGLAARFVPNVTEAELRPLDVKGLLLSGTALACLLWAMETLGRGPSGTDGRALSSAAILTLIGFGSGWLYLRHSRTIPHPILNPMLMRIRTFRLSVLGGACSRVVAGAMPFLLPMTMQLGMGMSAAESGSLTFVGAAGSLLIRPWAARILRRFGFRRVMIWNGALSSMAVLLCATFQPSWPHGWFFLVLAPAGLFQALQFIAYNTIAYADVPRERMSEATSFYTTFQQMTLSAGICIAGISVSLSMLAGPRAQPDMTDFATGFVTIAAISALAILCASRLNTTDGQDLSRKA, from the coding sequence ATGACCCAGCCACGCTCTTCCCGGCCAGTATCATCGAGAATACTGGCGCTCATCGTCTCCGCTGCGCTGTTCATGGAGTTGATGGACGGAACCATTCTGGCCACAGCCCTGCCCCAGATGGCGCAGAGTTTTGACGTTGCCCCCCTGCAAATGAGCGTGGCGCTGACGGCTTATCTCCTCAGCCTGGCAGTGTTCATCCCTGCATCGGGCTGGATGGCGGATCGCTTCGGCAGTCGCCGGATTTTCATGGGAGCCATTGCCTTGTTCGTAACCGGCTCGATGGTCTGTGGCATGGCAAATGCCCTGCCGGAAATGGTCATCGCCCGGCTGGTGCAGGGTGCGGGCGGGGCCATGATGGTGCCGGTAGGACGGCTGTTACTGTTACGGAACGTGCCGCGCCATGAGCTGGTCTCCGCTATTGCGTGGATGACCATTCCGGCCACATTGGGGCCTATTCTGGGGCCGCCGGTCGGGGGGTTTTTCACGACATGGCTGTCATGGCGCTGGATTTTCTACATCAATCTGCCCATCGGATTGATTGGCATGGGTCTTGCGGCACGGTTTGTTCCCAATGTGACTGAGGCAGAGCTTCGTCCGCTTGATGTCAAGGGACTTTTGCTTTCAGGAACTGCCCTGGCCTGTCTGTTATGGGCCATGGAAACGCTCGGCAGAGGCCCGTCAGGCACAGATGGAAGGGCTCTGTCCAGCGCCGCCATTCTGACCCTGATCGGATTTGGCAGCGGATGGCTGTATCTGCGCCATAGCAGGACTATCCCTCATCCGATCCTCAACCCGATGCTGATGCGTATCCGTACCTTCCGATTATCGGTATTGGGAGGCGCGTGCAGCCGGGTGGTGGCAGGAGCCATGCCGTTCCTGCTGCCCATGACGATGCAGCTCGGCATGGGCATGAGTGCCGCTGAAAGCGGATCACTGACCTTTGTCGGCGCTGCCGGTTCACTGTTGATCAGGCCATGGGCCGCCAGAATTTTACGCCGTTTTGGATTCCGGCGCGTGATGATCTGGAATGGCGCCCTGTCCAGTATGGCCGTGTTGCTCTGTGCGACATTTCAGCCATCATGGCCGCATGGATGGTTTTTTCTGGTGCTGGCTCCAGCCGGGCTGTTTCAGGCGCTTCAGTTCATTGCCTACAATACCATCGCCTATGCTGATGTCCCGCGTGAACGGATGAGTGAGGCCACCAGCTTCTACACGACGTTTCAGCAGATGACGCTGTCGGCCGGTATCTGTATTGCCGGTATCTCCGTCAGCCTTTCCATGCTGGCAGGGCCACGTGCGCAGCCCGATATGACTGATTTCGCAACTGGCTTCGTTACCATTGCCGCCATTTCGGCGCTGGCCATTCTCTGCGCATCCCGTCTCAACACCACGGATGGGCAAGATCTGAGTAGAAAAGCCTGA
- the hemE gene encoding uroporphyrinogen decarboxylase: MNKPILRVLRGEVLPVPPVWLMRQAGRYLPEYREVRAKAGSFLGLATHPEWAAEVTLQPIRRFGMDAAILFSDILMLPWALGYGLHFAEGEGPILPKLEEADIDRLDFSQLIPRIAPIIETVTRVREQLQQQHPETTLIGFAGAPFTVSCYMVDGGGAKEFPRTRHFAYTNPEAFDRLIARLTEATIIYLSAQVKAGAEVLMLFDSWAGLLSPLSFARWVTAPARQITAALKARYPSVPVIGFPRLAGTLLQNYASETGVNAVGMDTSVDPAMARKMVPAEIALQGNLDPLALLAGGEAMRHEVSSIRQAMAGHPHIFNLGHGIVPQTPPEHVAELLNLIRKI, encoded by the coding sequence ATGAACAAACCGATCCTGCGCGTGCTCCGTGGTGAAGTACTCCCTGTTCCTCCCGTCTGGCTGATGCGTCAGGCAGGTCGGTATCTGCCCGAATATCGGGAGGTCAGAGCAAAAGCGGGCAGCTTTCTCGGTCTTGCCACCCATCCCGAATGGGCAGCGGAAGTGACCTTGCAACCTATTCGCCGTTTCGGAATGGATGCAGCCATTCTGTTCAGCGATATTCTGATGTTGCCATGGGCTTTGGGCTACGGACTGCATTTTGCCGAGGGTGAAGGGCCCATACTACCGAAACTTGAAGAAGCCGATATCGACCGATTGGATTTCAGCCAGCTCATCCCGCGGATTGCACCGATTATCGAAACCGTCACACGGGTTCGGGAACAGCTTCAGCAGCAGCATCCTGAAACAACACTGATCGGGTTTGCCGGCGCTCCGTTTACCGTCTCCTGCTACATGGTCGATGGAGGGGGTGCTAAAGAATTCCCCCGCACCCGGCATTTCGCCTACACAAATCCCGAGGCTTTTGACCGTCTGATCGCCCGCCTGACAGAAGCAACCATCATTTATCTGTCAGCGCAGGTCAAAGCAGGGGCGGAAGTGCTGATGCTGTTCGACAGCTGGGCCGGTTTACTGTCTCCGCTCAGTTTTGCCCGTTGGGTGACTGCACCGGCGCGCCAGATCACTGCGGCGCTGAAAGCACGCTATCCATCGGTGCCGGTGATCGGCTTTCCAAGGCTGGCTGGCACATTGCTACAGAATTATGCTTCAGAAACCGGGGTCAATGCGGTTGGGATGGATACTTCTGTTGATCCGGCTATGGCGCGCAAAATGGTGCCCGCGGAAATAGCGCTGCAAGGCAATCTCGATCCCTTGGCTCTACTCGCGGGCGGAGAGGCCATGAGGCATGAAGTATCCTCGATTCGTCAGGCTATGGCGGGACATCCGCATATCTTCAATCTTGGCCATGGCATTGTGCCACAGACACCGCCGGAGCATGTGGCCGAATTGTTGAACCTGATCAGAAAAATCTGA
- a CDS encoding pyruvate, water dikinase regulatory protein encodes MTTHRMNLHLVSDATGETLNSIARATVSQFEHAQIIYHRWSLIRTRFQLHRVLEGIEAEPGPVLSTLIEPGLRSELENFCSRIGIAVVHVLDPVLSLLQHHIGEQAIARPGRQYVLDADYFRRIDAMHFVLAHDDGQAQVGINEADLCLVGVSRSSKTPTSFYLANRGVKAANIPLVPGLPEPPGLEAPIVPVIGLTIDPEALIEIRRHRLKLIGGQPNVQQNTAYVDLESVKAELIWARRLCARKGWPVIDVTRRSIEETAATVLQLVEAWHERRRSLPPGG; translated from the coding sequence ATGACCACACATCGCATGAATCTGCATCTGGTCTCCGATGCCACCGGAGAAACGCTTAATTCTATCGCCCGGGCCACTGTCTCTCAGTTTGAGCATGCACAGATCATCTATCATCGCTGGTCGCTGATCCGGACCCGTTTTCAGCTTCATCGTGTTCTGGAAGGGATTGAGGCTGAACCCGGCCCGGTCCTGTCAACGCTGATAGAGCCGGGCTTGCGTAGTGAGCTGGAGAATTTCTGTTCGCGGATCGGCATTGCGGTGGTGCATGTGCTGGACCCGGTTCTGTCCTTGCTGCAACACCATATCGGGGAACAGGCAATAGCCCGACCCGGTCGCCAGTATGTGCTGGATGCCGATTATTTTCGCCGGATCGATGCCATGCATTTTGTGTTGGCTCATGATGATGGCCAGGCTCAGGTCGGGATCAATGAGGCCGATCTGTGTCTGGTCGGGGTATCACGATCCTCTAAAACGCCGACCTCGTTCTATCTTGCCAATCGCGGGGTCAAGGCAGCCAATATTCCGCTGGTTCCCGGCTTGCCGGAACCGCCCGGTCTGGAAGCGCCCATTGTACCCGTGATTGGCTTGACCATCGATCCTGAAGCCCTGATCGAAATTCGCCGCCACCGGCTCAAACTGATCGGTGGCCAGCCGAATGTGCAGCAGAATACCGCTTATGTTGATCTGGAGTCCGTCAAGGCCGAATTGATCTGGGCGCGGCGTCTCTGTGCGCGGAAAGGCTGGCCAGTGATTGATGTCACCAGGCGTTCGATCGAGGAAACGGCGGCTACCGTGCTGCAACTGGTGGAGGCATGGCATGAACGGCGGCGGTCCTTGCCTCCTGGTGGCTAG
- a CDS encoding nucleoside triphosphate pyrophosphatase, which yields MKLILASASSARRAMLAQAGIDADSIPAAVDEDMVKQSMRAEGASAAETATALAHLKAERISRRYPDSVVIGSDQLLVCEDAWFDKAPDLESARARLLDFRGRAHHLVTSVVCAKGGSRIWHHVETPCLHMRRFSEDFLNWYLAHEGEALLGSVGCYRLEGPGIQLFDRIEGDYFSILGMPLLPLLGFLRQHQALTV from the coding sequence ATGAAGCTGATTCTTGCCAGCGCCTCTTCTGCCCGGCGGGCCATGCTCGCACAGGCGGGAATTGATGCGGACAGCATCCCGGCTGCTGTTGATGAAGATATGGTAAAGCAATCCATGCGGGCTGAAGGCGCTTCTGCCGCGGAGACGGCGACAGCTCTGGCCCATCTGAAGGCTGAGCGGATTTCGCGGCGCTATCCGGATTCTGTGGTCATCGGGTCCGATCAGCTGTTGGTCTGTGAAGACGCATGGTTCGACAAGGCCCCTGATCTGGAAAGTGCTCGCGCCCGGTTGCTGGATTTTCGGGGCAGGGCGCATCATCTCGTCACCTCGGTGGTCTGTGCCAAAGGGGGCAGCCGTATCTGGCATCACGTCGAGACGCCCTGCCTGCATATGCGCCGCTTCAGCGAGGATTTCCTGAACTGGTATCTGGCACACGAGGGGGAGGCACTGCTGGGCAGTGTCGGGTGCTATCGGCTGGAAGGACCGGGTATCCAGTTGTTCGATCGTATCGAGGGTGATTATTTTTCCATTCTTGGCATGCCTTTGCTGCCCTTGCTGGGCTTTCTGCGGCAGCATCAGGCTTTGACGGTATAG
- the leuS gene encoding leucine--tRNA ligase, which translates to MTDSITDLQSDQRPDRSYDFAGAERRWQLAWTERACFTVPDVPDPGTRTYYVLEMFPYPSGQIHMGHVRNYTLGDVVARYKRAQGYQVLHPMGWDAFGLPAENAARERGVHPGEWTWNNIAAMRGELQRMGLSITWEREFATCDPSYYGHQQALFLDFLKKNLVERRESWVNWDPVDETVLANEQVIDGKGWRSGAPVERKKLSQWFLRITDYAEELLAGLDQLDRWPERVRVMQSRWIGRSEGARLRFPLVEPLGDQREIEVYTTRPDTLYGMSFVAIAADHPVAAALAAHNPALAAFVAECRSLGTSEAAIEAAEKRGFDTGLRVRHPFCDETFPVWIANFVLMDYGTGAVFGCPAHDQRDLDFARKYDLSVTPVVLPSDQDATSFTIGRKAYDGDGILFNSGPFDGLTPDAARREAIIRLEAMGWGQGVTNWRLRDWGVSRQRYWGCPIPVIHCDHCGPVPVPADQLPVTLPEDVTFDRPGNPLDHHPSWKHVTCPSCGAAAVRETDTFDTFVDSSWYFARFASPHANVPVLKEAAQNWLPVDQYIGGIEHAILHLLYARFFTRAMADTGHVPVREPFAGLFTQGMVTHESYRAADGRWLSPVEVTRHGETVVETATGEPVQVGRGEKMSKSKRNTVAPGEIFDRYGADAARWFILSDNPPERDMEWTDAGAVGAYRFVQRLYRLAEAVARTAKEETNRDDASSDAAMTLRRMTHRTVAAVTEALEGFNFNVAVARVYEFANALTEAEKKAGEPGMTAARVEAITLLSRIIAPMMPHLAEEMAALIEQGPKLVAEQVWPSADPALLVVQSVTIAIQVMGKLRATLDISPDADQDSVIAQAEADPNVMRALEGKRVVKRIYVPNRIVNFVIAG; encoded by the coding sequence ATGACCGACAGCATCACCGATCTCCAGAGCGATCAGCGCCCGGACCGTTCCTATGACTTTGCTGGCGCCGAACGGCGCTGGCAGTTGGCCTGGACCGAGCGGGCCTGCTTTACCGTTCCTGATGTGCCCGATCCGGGTACCAGAACCTATTATGTCCTTGAAATGTTCCCGTATCCCAGTGGGCAGATCCATATGGGGCATGTGCGTAATTATACGCTTGGGGATGTGGTGGCACGTTACAAGCGTGCTCAGGGCTATCAGGTGTTGCATCCCATGGGATGGGATGCGTTCGGATTGCCGGCCGAGAATGCGGCGCGGGAACGCGGTGTGCATCCGGGGGAGTGGACCTGGAACAATATCGCCGCCATGCGTGGTGAATTGCAGCGCATGGGTCTGTCCATCACCTGGGAACGCGAATTCGCCACCTGTGACCCTTCCTATTATGGCCATCAGCAGGCCCTGTTTCTCGATTTTTTGAAAAAAAATCTGGTGGAGCGCCGGGAGAGCTGGGTCAACTGGGATCCGGTCGATGAAACCGTGCTGGCCAATGAACAGGTCATCGACGGCAAAGGCTGGCGCTCTGGCGCGCCGGTAGAGCGGAAGAAGTTGTCGCAGTGGTTCCTGCGTATCACCGACTATGCTGAAGAATTGCTGGCAGGGCTGGATCAGCTCGATCGTTGGCCCGAGCGTGTCAGGGTCATGCAGTCGCGCTGGATCGGTCGCAGTGAAGGAGCCAGGCTCCGTTTTCCATTGGTCGAGCCGCTGGGTGATCAGCGTGAGATCGAAGTTTATACCACCCGCCCTGACACGCTGTATGGCATGTCATTCGTGGCTATTGCTGCGGATCATCCTGTTGCGGCAGCACTGGCGGCACATAATCCTGCTCTGGCTGCTTTCGTGGCTGAATGCCGCTCTCTTGGCACCAGTGAAGCTGCCATTGAAGCCGCCGAGAAACGCGGCTTCGATACTGGCTTAAGGGTCAGGCATCCTTTCTGTGACGAGACCTTCCCGGTCTGGATCGCAAATTTCGTGCTGATGGATTACGGCACCGGCGCAGTCTTCGGCTGCCCGGCACATGATCAGCGCGATCTGGATTTCGCCCGCAAGTATGATCTCTCTGTCACGCCGGTGGTTTTGCCATCTGATCAGGATGCGACCAGCTTCACGATCGGCAGGAAGGCTTATGACGGAGATGGCATTCTTTTTAACTCCGGACCTTTTGATGGGCTGACCCCGGATGCGGCCAGACGGGAAGCCATTATCCGGCTGGAAGCGATGGGTTGGGGGCAGGGTGTCACCAATTGGCGTCTGCGGGATTGGGGTGTCAGTCGACAGCGTTACTGGGGCTGCCCCATTCCTGTCATCCATTGCGATCATTGTGGTCCGGTTCCGGTGCCCGCCGATCAGCTGCCCGTTACTTTGCCCGAGGATGTGACCTTTGACCGTCCCGGCAACCCGCTGGATCATCATCCAAGCTGGAAGCATGTGACCTGCCCCTCCTGTGGTGCGGCAGCCGTGCGAGAGACCGATACTTTCGATACCTTTGTCGACAGCTCCTGGTATTTCGCACGGTTTGCCAGCCCTCATGCGAATGTGCCTGTCCTCAAGGAAGCGGCGCAAAACTGGTTGCCGGTTGATCAGTATATTGGCGGGATTGAGCATGCCATCCTGCATCTGCTCTATGCCCGGTTCTTCACCCGGGCCATGGCCGATACCGGCCATGTACCCGTCAGAGAGCCGTTTGCCGGGCTGTTCACGCAGGGCATGGTGACGCATGAAAGCTATCGTGCTGCCGATGGACGCTGGCTTTCGCCAGTCGAGGTTACTCGTCATGGCGAGACGGTGGTCGAGACGGCAACCGGGGAACCGGTTCAGGTCGGTCGCGGTGAGAAAATGTCCAAATCCAAGCGCAATACCGTGGCACCGGGAGAAATCTTCGATCGCTACGGAGCCGATGCGGCGCGTTGGTTTATTCTCTCTGACAACCCGCCGGAGCGGGATATGGAGTGGACCGATGCCGGGGCTGTCGGTGCGTACCGATTTGTCCAGCGCCTCTATCGTCTGGCCGAGGCGGTTGCACGCACCGCAAAGGAGGAAACAAACCGGGATGATGCCTCGTCCGATGCGGCGATGACGTTACGGCGTATGACCCACCGTACGGTGGCGGCCGTGACAGAGGCACTGGAGGGGTTCAACTTCAACGTTGCTGTGGCGCGGGTTTATGAATTCGCCAATGCTCTGACCGAAGCAGAAAAGAAGGCTGGCGAGCCGGGCATGACAGCGGCCCGGGTTGAGGCCATCACCCTGCTGTCACGAATCATCGCACCGATGATGCCGCATCTGGCAGAGGAAATGGCCGCACTGATCGAACAGGGGCCGAAGCTGGTTGCCGAGCAGGTCTGGCCATCTGCCGATCCTGCGCTGCTGGTGGTGCAGTCGGTCACCATAGCGATTCAGGTCATGGGCAAATTGCGCGCCACTCTGGACATTTCCCCCGATGCTGATCAGGACAGTGTCATTGCGCAGGCCGAAGCTGATCCGAATGTGATGCGGGCGCTGGAAGGAAAGCGCGTCGTCAAGCGCATCTATGTTCCCAACCGCATCGTCAATTTCGTCATTGCCGGATAG
- the lptE gene encoding LPS assembly lipoprotein LptE has product MDLKRRTLLSLGGLLLLPGCGWHAVYAPGKDGALSPVQEQLRAISVALISDHNGVLLRQALQNRFDYTGGSKLPRYELSVFYTVNNESAGIMPDNSTTRLRMHGIANWTLTADDLKKTILTKGRAYTLDGIDLSNGQFFAMDINSETVLRRMAEELANQITLDLAQYFEKKQADEAIKPVASDSKG; this is encoded by the coding sequence ATGGACCTGAAACGCCGCACGCTACTGTCACTGGGTGGGTTGCTGCTGCTGCCTGGTTGTGGGTGGCATGCTGTCTATGCGCCGGGCAAGGACGGTGCCCTTTCCCCTGTTCAGGAGCAGCTCAGAGCTATCTCGGTGGCGCTGATCAGTGATCATAACGGCGTGCTGCTGCGTCAGGCATTGCAGAATCGCTTCGATTATACAGGCGGAAGCAAACTTCCTCGCTATGAGCTGTCGGTTTTTTATACCGTTAATAACGAGAGTGCCGGGATCATGCCCGATAACTCGACCACCCGGCTCAGGATGCATGGGATCGCCAACTGGACCCTGACGGCTGACGATCTGAAAAAAACGATTTTGACCAAAGGACGTGCTTACACACTCGATGGCATTGATCTGTCGAATGGTCAGTTCTTTGCCATGGATATCAATTCGGAAACGGTCCTGCGCCGTATGGCTGAGGAACTTGCCAACCAGATTACGCTTGATCTTGCCCAGTATTTCGAAAAAAAACAGGCAGATGAAGCAATAAAGCCCGTTGCTTCAGACAGCAAAGGCTGA
- the holA gene encoding DNA polymerase III subunit delta gives MKFDARQAEAFLRQPDQAVRAVLLYGDDHGLVRERGTSLTRLVAGQIDDPFRVIELAAEQAADLLNEMAGLSLTGGRRVIRIREAADIFAAPLQAGLERQGEALVILEAGTLTPRSRLRVLAEKMASAASIACYPDEGRSLSQTIQDSLARDRVSIEADALKWLCDHLGADRALTRREIDKLALYVGQDGTATIEAAQACIGDLAGLSLEDALYASVIGDIAGAERALSLALAEGTTSIAVVRMALQHMQRLRKLRAVMQENGTSAAEAVRQAKPPVFFKRAPAFTKALTLWRDEMLAAICDMLWQAEKACKQSGAPDEIICRQAVMSIALRARQAAARGV, from the coding sequence ATGAAATTTGATGCACGTCAGGCGGAAGCATTTTTGCGTCAGCCTGATCAGGCTGTGCGGGCTGTGCTGCTTTACGGGGATGATCATGGTTTGGTCCGTGAGCGCGGGACCAGCCTGACACGGCTGGTGGCAGGGCAGATTGATGATCCTTTTCGTGTTATCGAACTGGCCGCGGAACAGGCGGCCGATCTTCTCAATGAAATGGCGGGTCTGTCTCTGACGGGTGGCCGTCGTGTCATCAGAATCAGGGAAGCGGCCGACATTTTCGCTGCTCCCCTGCAGGCCGGTCTGGAGAGGCAGGGGGAAGCGCTGGTCATTCTGGAAGCAGGAACATTGACGCCACGTTCCAGGCTTCGTGTGCTGGCTGAGAAAATGGCCAGTGCGGCCTCTATTGCCTGCTATCCGGATGAAGGCAGAAGCCTGTCCCAGACCATTCAGGACTCTTTGGCCCGGGATCGTGTTTCCATTGAGGCTGATGCGCTGAAATGGCTCTGCGATCATCTGGGGGCTGATCGTGCCCTGACGCGGCGTGAAATCGACAAGCTTGCCCTGTATGTCGGTCAGGATGGAACCGCGACGATAGAGGCAGCACAGGCCTGTATTGGTGACCTCGCCGGATTATCACTGGAAGATGCACTGTATGCGTCTGTCATCGGTGACATTGCAGGCGCTGAACGAGCCCTGTCGCTGGCTCTGGCGGAGGGTACGACCTCGATTGCCGTGGTCAGAATGGCGCTTCAGCATATGCAGCGGCTTCGCAAGCTTCGTGCGGTGATGCAGGAAAACGGAACAAGCGCCGCTGAGGCTGTCAGGCAGGCAAAGCCTCCGGTTTTCTTCAAACGGGCCCCTGCTTTTACGAAGGCTCTGACGCTCTGGCGGGATGAGATGCTGGCCGCGATCTGCGACATGCTTTGGCAGGCCGAGAAAGCCTGTAAGCAGAGCGGTGCCCCTGATGAGATCATCTGTCGTCAGGCGGTGATGAGTATCGCTCTGCGGGCACGTCAGGCTGCTGCCAGAGGGGTTTAA
- a CDS encoding ParB/RepB/Spo0J family partition protein: MTKSPQARLGRGLAALLGDDLPTQDTERRHPDIAMLAVELLAPSPFQPRGTIEPAALAELTESVRARGILQPLLARPDPDLAGRYQIIAGERRWRAAQAAGLHEVPVLVRALSDSDAMAAALVENLQRQDLNAVEEAEGYRRLSEEFGLTQEKLGDAVGKSRSHIANTLRLLNLPSPVLHEVKKGALSAGHARALLSHADPATAMLTVLAKGLNVRQTEQLVARKNAPPATAQERAARRDPEIAVLERDLSNHLGLKVTVTYDGQTGDVRIRYKSLDQLDGLITLLTR, encoded by the coding sequence ATGACAAAATCCCCCCAAGCGCGGCTGGGCCGTGGATTGGCAGCTTTGTTGGGCGATGATCTACCGACACAGGATACGGAGCGCCGTCATCCTGATATCGCCATGCTGGCGGTGGAACTGCTTGCCCCAAGCCCCTTTCAACCACGGGGAACCATTGAACCGGCTGCCTTGGCCGAGTTGACGGAATCCGTTCGTGCCAGAGGCATCCTGCAACCCTTGCTGGCCAGACCCGATCCCGATCTTGCCGGACGTTACCAGATCATCGCCGGTGAACGCCGCTGGCGGGCCGCTCAGGCAGCCGGGCTTCATGAAGTGCCTGTGCTGGTGCGTGCCCTGTCCGACAGCGATGCCATGGCCGCAGCCCTGGTTGAGAACCTGCAAAGGCAGGATCTCAATGCCGTTGAAGAAGCAGAAGGCTATCGCCGCCTGTCCGAAGAATTCGGCCTGACACAGGAAAAACTGGGCGATGCGGTCGGCAAATCCCGCAGCCATATCGCCAATACACTGCGGCTGCTCAATTTACCTTCCCCCGTCCTGCATGAAGTCAAAAAAGGTGCTCTCAGCGCAGGCCATGCCAGAGCCTTGCTGTCGCATGCCGATCCGGCAACAGCCATGCTGACGGTGCTGGCAAAAGGCCTTAATGTGCGGCAGACAGAGCAACTGGTTGCACGCAAAAACGCTCCTCCTGCTACGGCGCAGGAAAGAGCCGCCCGTCGTGATCCCGAAATTGCTGTTCTGGAACGCGACCTCAGCAATCATCTGGGGCTGAAAGTCACCGTCACCTATGATGGGCAGACTGGAGATGTCCGTATCCGCTACAAATCACTTGATCAATTGGATGGCCTGATCACCCTGCTGACCCGTTAA
- a CDS encoding AAA family ATPase, producing MPSSPVITNSKTRPKILAIANQKGGVGKTTTAINLATALAETGERVLLIDLDSQGNASTGLGIPRNQRGHGSYAVLMGSHKAADVIRTSIVPNLFLIVAETDLAGTEVELVAQNRREYRLKEALDALKNADQAPELSFDHVLIDCPPSLGLLTLNALVAADSVLVPLQCEFFALEGVTQLNRTVQAVRRALNPALELEGIVLTMFDRRNNLSELVAADARGFFGAKVYDTVIPRNIRLSEAPSHGKPVLLYDSKSSGAQAYVQLADELLKRERKAGTKAV from the coding sequence ATTCCTTCCTCTCCGGTGATAACCAACAGCAAAACGCGACCGAAAATTCTCGCTATTGCCAACCAGAAAGGTGGGGTCGGCAAAACCACGACGGCGATCAATCTGGCCACCGCGCTCGCTGAAACCGGAGAGCGGGTACTGTTGATCGACCTCGACTCTCAGGGCAATGCGTCCACCGGTCTCGGCATCCCCCGCAATCAGCGTGGCCATGGTTCCTATGCCGTGTTGATGGGTAGCCACAAAGCGGCTGATGTCATACGCACAAGCATTGTCCCCAACCTGTTTCTGATCGTGGCAGAAACTGATCTGGCCGGCACTGAAGTGGAGCTGGTCGCCCAGAACCGCCGTGAGTACAGGTTGAAAGAGGCGCTGGACGCTCTCAAAAATGCTGACCAAGCCCCTGAACTTTCTTTCGATCACGTGTTGATTGACTGCCCGCCCAGCCTTGGTTTGCTCACATTGAATGCGCTTGTCGCAGCAGATTCGGTGCTGGTACCCCTGCAATGCGAGTTCTTCGCTCTGGAAGGCGTCACTCAGCTTAATCGTACGGTTCAAGCTGTGCGACGAGCGCTCAATCCGGCTCTAGAGCTGGAAGGGATTGTGCTGACGATGTTCGATCGGCGTAATAACCTGTCAGAACTGGTCGCGGCGGATGCAAGAGGATTTTTCGGTGCCAAAGTCTATGACACCGTGATTCCGCGCAATATCCGCCTCTCTGAAGCGCCGAGCCATGGCAAGCCGGTGCTGCTCTACGACAGCAAATCCTCCGGTGCGCAGGCTTATGTTCAGCTGGCAGACGAGTTACTGAAGCGTGAACGCAAGGCAGGGACGAAAGCGGTATGA
- the rsmG gene encoding 16S rRNA (guanine(527)-N(7))-methyltransferase RsmG, producing the protein MFHVKQPNPHCQIIRTLLPAGSVVSRETQEKLALYESLLTRWTRTVNLVSRNDVEHIRDRHITDSLQLLPLLEPLPGPLIDIGSGGGLPGLVLAIATGRETHLVEADQRKAAFLREAARATESTNVTVHACRIEQCNIAPAPVLTARALAPLNLLLGYASRLLSKNGVALFMKGKTAEQELTEAATEWHMRVQLSPSRTHPEASILRIDEISRV; encoded by the coding sequence GTGTTTCACGTGAAACAACCCAATCCTCACTGTCAGATCATCCGTACTCTCCTACCGGCCGGATCAGTTGTTTCACGTGAAACACAGGAAAAACTTGCCCTGTATGAGTCGCTGCTGACACGCTGGACCCGCACAGTTAATCTGGTCAGCCGGAATGATGTGGAGCATATTCGGGATCGTCACATCACAGACTCGCTTCAACTACTGCCTCTGCTGGAACCATTACCTGGACCTCTGATCGATATTGGCTCCGGCGGTGGATTGCCTGGCCTGGTTCTGGCGATTGCTACTGGCCGCGAAACCCATCTGGTGGAAGCAGACCAGCGCAAGGCGGCTTTTCTGCGCGAAGCCGCCAGAGCCACAGAGTCAACCAATGTCACCGTTCATGCCTGCCGGATCGAACAATGTAATATTGCTCCCGCCCCGGTTCTGACCGCCCGGGCGCTTGCTCCCCTGAACCTGCTGCTTGGTTATGCCTCACGCTTGCTCAGCAAAAACGGCGTTGCCCTTTTCATGAAGGGAAAAACAGCAGAGCAAGAATTGACGGAGGCCGCGACAGAGTGGCACATGCGCGTACAACTGAGCCCAAGCCGCACTCATCCCGAGGCTTCCATTTTACGGATAGACGAAATTTCTCGTGTCTGA